A genomic segment from Aegilops tauschii subsp. strangulata cultivar AL8/78 chromosome 1, Aet v6.0, whole genome shotgun sequence encodes:
- the LOC109760815 gene encoding nuclear transcription factor Y subunit C-3-like: MRLPSPYSGVFRGGSTARTGPHALPLARIKKIMKRSARDGSGGDSAGARMISCEAPVVFSSACELFVAELTRAAWDSTLEGRRRTVHAEDVAAAVRDTNVFDFLVDVVKARPSDDGVSAGDGEGSVAPAVGVHGGMQGRRL; this comes from the coding sequence ATGAGGCTGCCGAGCCCGTACTCGGGGGTGTTCAGGggcgggtcgacggcgaggacgGGGCCGCACGCGCTGCCGCTGGCGCGGATCAAGAAGATCATGAAGCGGTCGGCGCgggacggcagcggcggcgacaGCGCCGGGGCGAGGATGATCTCGTGCGAGGCGCCGGTGGTGTTCTCCAGTGCGTGCGAGCTGTTCGTCGCCGAGCTGACGCGCGCCGCCTGGGACTCCACGCTTGAGGGCCGGCGCCGGACCGTGCACGCCGAggacgtcgccgccgccgtcaggGACACCAACGTCTTCGACTTCCTCGTCGACGTCGTCAAGGCCAGGCCGAGTGACGATGGCGTCAGTGCTGGGGACGGCGAAGGCAGCGTCGCGCCCGCCGTAGGTGTCCACGGCGGCATGCAGGGTCGTAGGTTGTGA